The Solibacillus sp. FSL R7-0668 genome includes the window ATCACCGAAGTATGGGGTGGAATTTTACAGCGGCAATGCTGGAAATTTTTTGCGTGCGAATTTTCCGAGTTTATGTGCGGTTTTGCGTCAGATACGTGCGATATTTTAATTTTACGTGCGTTTTTTGAGAAATGCGTGCGTTTTTGGACTATTTACGTGCGAATTCCCAAAAATAACCACAAAAATCCCAATACAAAAGCATATTCATCGCATCGAATAATCAAAACCGTTACAATACCCCTATTGGTATATGGAGGTGATAACATGAAACAACAATCTGCAAGCAATCATACACGCTATCAGCCATTACAGCAGTTTATTTGGTTGCCATTAAGCGTGATACTACTGCTTTCAACAATCGGCTATCTAATTTATCGCATTGCGAATGGAACATTTTCTGCTGCGCTACTCTTACTGCTCGGCGCGGTTGTGTTAGCGATTATTCCAGGCATGCTCGCACGTATTTATGCGCTTACATTGCAGGATCGATTAATTCGAACAGAAGAGCAATTGCGCTACTATATGCTTACCAATCAGCGCATCGACTCCCGAATTACAATGAAGCAACTCATCGCATTGCGTTTTGCATCGGATGAGGAGTATGTGGCATTAGTTGAAAAGACAGTGAAGGAAGACCTATCTCCAGAAGAAATTAAAGCCGCCATCATAACATGGCGTGCTGATCATCAGCGTGTGTAATTGGCGTTTATTTATAGGGTGCTTAGGGGATTTTATTGATTTCTCGGCACCTAACTTACTTGCTACATATTCCAGTTATCGCTTAACCTAGCATCAAGAATAGAATTGGAAAATTAATTTTGTATAAGAAGAGCCGCAAGCTGACCTAATGATAGCTTGCGGTTTCATTGACTTTAAAAGAAGTCTACCCGTTCCGTTGTTCAACTCTAAATAGCCCCAGGTACATGAGAATTGATGGGGTGAAGCTCTCCATTTATCGCAAAAGAAACTTTTCCCGTTTCTTCAGATACTACTAGTACCAGAGCATCACTCTGTTCTGATAAACCCAATGCCGCACGATGGCGAGTACCGAGTTTTTTACCACCTGTAAATTTCCCTGATAACGGTAAAACATTGGCTGCCGAGACAATTTGATTTTGATTGACGATTACCGCACCATCATGAAGTGGATTTCCCGGGAAGAAAATGGATTCTAACAAGGGTTGTGTCAATTCTGCGTGAATCGAAACGCCGGACTTCACCAAATTTTCAAGCGCATCCTCGCGTTGAAATACAATTAAGCCCCCATGC containing:
- a CDS encoding DUF6526 family protein: MKQQSASNHTRYQPLQQFIWLPLSVILLLSTIGYLIYRIANGTFSAALLLLLGAVVLAIIPGMLARIYALTLQDRLIRTEEQLRYYMLTNQRIDSRITMKQLIALRFASDEEYVALVEKTVKEDLSPEEIKAAIITWRADHQRV
- the cdaS gene encoding sporulation-specific diadenylate cyclase CdaS; its protein translation is MDKINCDFSPMHKILTEDIRQVIIALQHKVASMENETYCLLTDLEKIKEDFLKIEMKAATFYLNCYLSPFTEKYPDVSRGIQTMSKQRHGGLIVFQREDALENLVKSGVSIHAELTQPLLESIFFPGNPLHDGAVIVNQNQIVSAANVLPLSGKFTGGKKLGTRHRAALGLSEQSDALVLVVSEETGKVSFAINGELHPINSHVPGAI